The genomic interval GTCTGTTCCAGCTTGTTTTACACAGTGGCGACCTCCGTCTGCATGAACCGCATACGGTCCGACAGATTGCGCAGAGGCCCGCAGATTGAAAACCTGCTGCACGAGATCGAGGACTCGAAGTCCGCCCGCCATGAAGAAATCGTGGATACGGCGGCCCTCCTCGATCAGATATTCGAGGATACAAAGGATGATACACGAACTATGGCTGTTCTCCACTATGTAGACGGTTTAACGCTGGAAGAAACGGCGGAGGAAATGAGAATGTCGGTTTCGGGAGTCCGCAAACGGCTCGCCGTGCTGAGAAAGAAGGCTTTGCGGGACGCAGGGACTTTACAACAGGGGGCGTCGAAATGAAACAACATGCGCTTCATACGGAACAAATAGCATTGGGCGAACGCGCGAATCCCGGAACGATGGACGCGGAACTGAGGGAACTCCATGCTTCAACCGCTGATATTCTTCGCCGCTATCCGGCCGACCTGATAGAAACGGAAATACGGGCCCGGCTTTCGCACGATACGGAACGCAGGGCGAACGCTGCAGGTTCGCGGTTCCGCGCCGTTCAAACGATGGGATTCGCAGCGGCAGCCTGCCTGGTTGTCGCCCTCGCGGTCGGCGTCGTTCAAACGTCCGGAAGCGCATCGCTGGAAGGCAATATGGCCGATAACGGAGTTCTGCATCTTGCAGACCGAGCAAAGGGAAACGGCCCGATCCTCTTCGTTTACCGTAAGGAAGGAAGCGAGGCCGTACTGCTGCGGCAGCGGACGAAGGTATCAGAGGGAGACGTGCTCCAGCTCAGCTACGTAGCCGCGGGAGACGCCTTCGGCGCCATCATTTCGATCGACGGCAACGGAGTCATCACCCGGCACTACCCGGACGACGGCCTCATGGCGGGCCAGCTCCGGACGAACGGCGAAATCCCCCTGGACTTTTCCTATCAGCTCGATTCGGCCCCGGCGTACGAGCGGTTCATATTCATCTCGGGAAAGCGGAACTTCTCCGTTTCCAGCATCATAACATCGATACAAAACGCGGGCCGCTTCGCTCTCGCCGCGACCTCCGACCTCTCCGGATATCTTCCGGCGGGAGTGAGGATGACCGAAATCCTCCTTTTCAAATAAGGACTTCTGAATGAAAACACCGTATCTTGCCCTCGCCCTTTCCGCCGCGGCCTTATTAACGGCCGCGCAGGAGGGATTCTGCCAAACGACCGAGAAATCCCCCATCGACCGGTACGCCCTGTACGTAGCCTCCAACAACGGCGGCCCGGGACGGGAAGTGCTCCGCTACGCGGGATCGGACGCCGAGAAGGTAGCGCAAACCCTCTCCGAAATCGGCGGAGTTCCCGCCGCGAAAAGCATACTCCTGATAGACCCCGCCCGCTCCGATGTGGATCTCGCCTTCGAGTCCATCGCCGCCGATATCTCGCGAAACAAGGGAAAGGCGCGGCGCAGCGAGTTCATATTCTATTATTCGGGACATTCGGACGAAGCGGCGCTTCTTCTGGGAACCGAAACCTACGGATACGGAGAGCTGAAAGCATCCCTTGGAACGGTGCCCTCCGATGTGCACGTCGTCATGCTGGATTCCTGTTATTCGGGCAATTTCGTCCGAACCAAGGGCGGTTCGCGGCAAAAGCCTTTTTTGATGGACGATTCGACCATTGTCCAGGGACACGCCTATCTTTCGTCCAGTTCCGAATACGAAGCTTCGCAGGAATCCGACAAGCTCCAGGCCTCCTATTTTACCCACGCTCTGGTAAGCGGCCTGCGGGGAGCGGCGGACAGCTCGGGAGACCGGAGGGTTTCGCTCAACGAACTCTACCATTACGCCTTCAACGAGACGCTGGCGAAAACCGAATCCAGCACGATCGGCCCTCAGCATCCTTCCTATAACATCACCCTTGTCGGTTCAGGCGATCTCGTCATGACCGATATTTCGGACGCCGAGTCCATGATTCATATACCGGCGGATCAGGAGGGAGCGTATTTCTTCCGGAACAGCGGGGGCATCCTGGTTTCCGAGATAAACAAGATGAAGGGCACCGAAGTAGCCCTCGCCCTTCCGTCCGGCTACTACCAGGTTTCTCTGGTGACTCCGCTCGCCGCGAGCCAGGGTTCCATCCGCCTTGAGCGGGGACAGAAAATCTCGCTCGACCCCTCGCACTTTTCCTCCGTTATCCGCAGCCAGGGCAGAGCCCGGGGAATGACGGTGCAGCCGCTTTCAGGCGAGGAAGAAGAATACGATCCCTACGGCGAGTTCGATCCGAACAACGAAGCCGATCTCGCCGCCGTGCGCGAATACGCCAGAGCGAGGGCCGAGGAAGCCGATCATGCATCCCGGCAGGAACAGGCCGAAAACCAGGCGGGAGCAGGACTTCCCGGTCCGGGAACGAGATGGGAACCGATCAGCGTGTCCCTGTTCCCCGGATTAGAATTTCCCCAAAATCCCGGGGACTACGTCAACGTCGCGGTAAGCCCCTTCATGCTTGCCAACCGGCATATCAACGGCGTGCAGGCGGCGGGCTTCATGGCGATGAACGACGGATCGCTGCAGGGAGTTCAGGCGGCGGGCTTCATGGCGACGGCCACCGGCGTCATCAACGGAGTGCAGGCCGCGGGCTTCATGTGCACGGCGGATTCGGATCAAACCATGAACGGCATGCAGGCGTCCGGTTTTCTCAACAGCGTCGAAGGATCCCTCCACGGACCCCAGTTCGCCGGATTCCTTAATTCGATCAGCGGCGACCTCAAGGGATTCCAGGCAGCCGGCTTCATGAACAGCGGAGAAGGATTCATCGACGGCGGACAAGCCGCCGGCTTTCTCAACAGCGCGGACAAGGGCTTTAACGGATTGCAGGCGGCGGGCTTTCTGAACTCCGCCGGCGAAGTTTCCCGCGGCGTCCAGATTTCAGGCTTCATCAACGTAGCGAATGAAATCGAAGGCGCCCAGATCGGCATCGTCAACATAGCCAAGAAGAATCAGGGCGTCGCGCTGGGTCTGCTCAACTTTATCGCGGACGGCATCATGGCAGCCTCCGTCTACGGAGACACCAACGGAATGGGATGGGCGCAGTATCAGGGCGGAACCAAGCAGTTCTTCACCACCTTCTGCCTGGGAACGCCGGTCAGGTGGGATCGGCAGTGGGACTGGGACTTCACCGTTTTCGGCTTCGGAGTCGGGCATCGCCTGTTCGAATTCGGCAACATGAGCGTCGATGTCGAAATATTCTCGAAGCAGGTTATAGACACGAAAGAATGGGATAGCTACGGAGAGCTTGTGATCGAGACCGACGAGGAAGCGGAAAGATTCGGCTGGGAGCTGGCGCAAATGCAGATTCCTTCGGCGCGGATCACCGGCAACATGCATATCGCAGACCACCTGAGCTGCTTTGCGTCCTGGAACGCCGACGTCCTGATCCCTGGATACAACGATAAGGCGTTCACCTACGGAAAAACCGGAACGCTCCAGGAAATGAACGACAATCTGGCGGTGTATACCAGCTGGTCCTTCGGCGTGAGGTTTTAACGCTCCCGTCGATTCCCTGAGATTAAGAGGACAACATGAAAAAAATCGTATCAGCGGCCCTGGCCGCCTGGGCGGCAGCCCTTCTGGGAGCCGCCGGGCTCGAGGTGCGCGTACAGGACAGGGAGCTCGAGCTTCCTCTGGAAGGCGTGATCCTGCAGATTTCCCTTTCCGGTCCGACCCTCCCCGGCGGCATGACGATCAAGGGAGAAACCGGCGCCGACGGTTCGGCCGTTCTGGAAATTCCGGACGAGTTCGCCCGCGGCGTGCTGGGGGCTCAGTTTCCCGGCTATGAAACCGCGCGATTGCCGGTACGGCCGGGAGCATCCGAAATCCTCGTGGAAATGAATATCTCGGGCGTCATCGAGGGAAAGGAGCTGGTGGTCGAACGCAAGGCTCCCGGCGTCGCGGATGAAGAGTCGGGCGTATCAGTCGCGATGGACAAAAAGGACATGGAGACGACGGCGAACATCGGCCTCGTGGAGGACGTTATGAACTCCATCAAGACCCTTCCCGGAGTCACCTACGCTGGAGGATGGAACGCGCAGCCGTCCATCCGCGGCGGCTACCCCTCGCAGATGGGAACCGTTCTGGACGGCGTCTACATCATCGCTCCCTTCCACTGGGGCGGAGCGTTTTCGATCTTCAATCCGAATATGGTGGAGAGCGCGAAAATGTCCCACGGCATTTTTTCAGCGCGCTACGGCCGGGCAATGTCCGGACTGCTGGAAGTAACGACGATCAACCCGAAAAGCGAAGCCTTCCGTTTCGACGTGATCAACTCGACCACGTCACTGGAAGCCTTCGCCCAAATCCCGCTGGGTAAAAAAGCGGGGCTGTTCACCGGGGGAAAGATCACCTATATGGAGACGCTCGCCTTTCTGAACGATGAAATACTTAAAAGCGAACCGAAGCTCGGCGAAACCATTCCGACGATGCCGTTCATACGCGACATGTACGCGAAGCTCTGGTTCACGCCCGAGCCCGAGCTATCCTTTTCCTTCAACGCTTTTTTCGGAAGCGACGGAATCGGAACCTTTTTCGACGGAACGACCGACGGAATCCGCACGGTTTCTTCCTTCGACTGGCTCAACCTGATGGGCTTCGCGGCCGCCCATGCGCGATGGATGCCCGGCGACCGGACGGCGATTAAAGCACTTGCGGCCTATAACAACAACACGATGAACTTTTCCTTCGACAACGCGATATCGGGAACCCGCGCGTACAGCGGCTCTTTTCTGGATGCGTTCGATACAACCTACGACGCGGACGACGACGGCCTGATCCGGGGCAGCTCCGAATACGCGATGGACGGCATCGACTTAAAAGT from Teretinema zuelzerae carries:
- a CDS encoding TonB-dependent receptor plug domain-containing protein; this translates as MKKIVSAALAAWAAALLGAAGLEVRVQDRELELPLEGVILQISLSGPTLPGGMTIKGETGADGSAVLEIPDEFARGVLGAQFPGYETARLPVRPGASEILVEMNISGVIEGKELVVERKAPGVADEESGVSVAMDKKDMETTANIGLVEDVMNSIKTLPGVTYAGGWNAQPSIRGGYPSQMGTVLDGVYIIAPFHWGGAFSIFNPNMVESAKMSHGIFSARYGRAMSGLLEVTTINPKSEAFRFDVINSTTSLEAFAQIPLGKKAGLFTGGKITYMETLAFLNDEILKSEPKLGETIPTMPFIRDMYAKLWFTPEPELSFSFNAFFGSDGIGTFFDGTTDGIRTVSSFDWLNLMGFAAAHARWMPGDRTAIKALAAYNNNTMNFSFDNAISGTRAYSGSFLDAFDTTYDADDDGLIRGSSEYAMDGIDLKVDSVQTIQQLQGKLETDILISGSHIVSFGADEVFQFFTSDQDVNGMTVIGEAPGQTYYPVNSSLNLEGNRVLNTSAFALWSFGNENSTLRGEAGIRGDHFYLWNKNFAINTWPVANPRASAEWTPIRDEGMLEALTFSAGTGFFSMVPLDSLAADEQFEIESFKIGPDRSWFQIIGAQADLADDWTFRIEGYYKQYFNRLYFTNRYIYNESGEPETLTYDIHSDGKGFSAGFDLMLQKKNGRHFDGYLSWSYVVTKYYNPASPQEEGDTSAYGEPLEEWFYPSFHRFHSLNLIANWKPVSGLTLTAKASLATGAPRSKPGDITATGIEYNEAIIERYTRSETYDEGLRNGISCPVDFRISYASYKPGSKIRTEIYFALEDVFVNLYKAKGNTSFDPYTGKEIENSDSADYNIGIPTPSIGYKLSY
- a CDS encoding caspase family protein; its protein translation is MKTPYLALALSAAALLTAAQEGFCQTTEKSPIDRYALYVASNNGGPGREVLRYAGSDAEKVAQTLSEIGGVPAAKSILLIDPARSDVDLAFESIAADISRNKGKARRSEFIFYYSGHSDEAALLLGTETYGYGELKASLGTVPSDVHVVMLDSCYSGNFVRTKGGSRQKPFLMDDSTIVQGHAYLSSSSEYEASQESDKLQASYFTHALVSGLRGAADSSGDRRVSLNELYHYAFNETLAKTESSTIGPQHPSYNITLVGSGDLVMTDISDAESMIHIPADQEGAYFFRNSGGILVSEINKMKGTEVALALPSGYYQVSLVTPLAASQGSIRLERGQKISLDPSHFSSVIRSQGRARGMTVQPLSGEEEEYDPYGEFDPNNEADLAAVREYARARAEEADHASRQEQAENQAGAGLPGPGTRWEPISVSLFPGLEFPQNPGDYVNVAVSPFMLANRHINGVQAAGFMAMNDGSLQGVQAAGFMATATGVINGVQAAGFMCTADSDQTMNGMQASGFLNSVEGSLHGPQFAGFLNSISGDLKGFQAAGFMNSGEGFIDGGQAAGFLNSADKGFNGLQAAGFLNSAGEVSRGVQISGFINVANEIEGAQIGIVNIAKKNQGVALGLLNFIADGIMAASVYGDTNGMGWAQYQGGTKQFFTTFCLGTPVRWDRQWDWDFTVFGFGVGHRLFEFGNMSVDVEIFSKQVIDTKEWDSYGELVIETDEEAERFGWELAQMQIPSARITGNMHIADHLSCFASWNADVLIPGYNDKAFTYGKTGTLQEMNDNLAVYTSWSFGVRF
- a CDS encoding RNA polymerase sigma factor is translated as MNATGTITIDDFGELYGKYGPMVLRRCRFLLKDEERALDCMQDTFVRIIERRERLSGVCSSLFYTVATSVCMNRIRSDRLRRGPQIENLLHEIEDSKSARHEEIVDTAALLDQIFEDTKDDTRTMAVLHYVDGLTLEETAEEMRMSVSGVRKRLAVLRKKALRDAGTLQQGASK